From the genome of Cystobacter fuscus DSM 2262:
CGGAAGCGTGGGCAGCGAGCTCTCGCCGAACCTGATTCCGCAGGAGGAGCTCTTCGACTGCCGCGGGGCCGACTCCGACGCTCCCACCCGCATTCGCCGCATCAACCGATGGCAATGGACCCGCAACGTTGGCGGCTCCGTGACGCGCGGATGGACTGGCTTCAGCTTCTACGACAATCCGCTCGATCCGGATCCACGCTCGCCCTACGGCAGCTACGCCGCCGACGACACGGTGGATGAGTCCATGGTCGAGATCATCCTCCCCATCGTGGACGAATACGGCGCGACGTGGGCCGGCCCCTACACCGGCTCGAACAGACTCGATCTGCTCCGCGAGGACAAGTCGTTGCGTTGCATGTGGGAGCAAACGCAGCCGAGCACCGCGTGTATTCGCAACTACCTCGCCACACTGCTCGAGCGGGGCGTGATGTACCGGCCGGCGCGCGCGGATGAGTTGGACCGATTGACGGCCTTCACCCAGTCGGTGCTCGCGCAGGAATCCTCCGATGGAGGCGGCGGCACACGTACCCACAGCCTCTCACGCGTCGTCACCGCGGCGACCTTGATGAGCGGGGCGTTGTTCCGCGAGGAGCTGGGCACACCGAGCGGCGACGGCCGGGTCGAACTCGGTGAATGGGAGCTCGCGCAGCAACTCACCTATGCGCTGGGAGAGCGTGGCCCGGGCGCGGTTCCCACCTGGAGGTGGCCCGACACCTCCGCCTCCTCCAAGGGCCACTACGGAGACATCGCGGACGCGGCGCGCGATGGAGGGATTCGCTCAGCGGAGGTCGTGGGCTCGCTGATCGATCAGCACCTCGGCGGCGTGGATTCCACCCGCTTCGATCTGGTCCAGGACTTCGGCGAGCCGGAGCGTCCCCGCCGGGGCGAGTTCTGGCTCTCCGATGGTGTGGCGAACTTCTTCCGCCAATGGCTGGGCTACACGCGGGTGGAGGCGATCTTCAAGGAGCGTCCGGAGGCGACCAGCGCCTTCGATGATGGGGAGCTGAGTAGCTACCGCGCGCAGGCCGCGGCCTGGGAGAACCTGCTCTCCGGCTACTACGGCGACGAGTCGACGTTGATCCAGCAGATGGACGACTTCGTCGCGCGCGCGGTGGTGAATGACGTCGCGGTGCTCGAGACCTTGTTGACCTCCCGGCGGTTCTTCCTCGCCGCGACCCGGGACTCGGGCTTCGACGGCAACGCCACGCGGTACACGGGCCAGCCCTACGGAACCAACGCGGAGATCGCCGCGACCAACGACGCGCGCTGGCGGACGCTCCCGGAAGCGGAGCGCGCCGGAGTGCTCACCCACCCGGCGTGGTTGGCCTCGCATGGAGGAAACTTCGAGGACGATCCGTCCGCGGTCCACCGGGGCAAGTGGGTGCGGGAGAACCTGCTCTGCGGCTACGTGCCCCCCCTCAGCTCGGTGCGCGTGCTGGCGCAGGTGGGGCCCCACGCGCCGGACAAGAACGCGCGTGCCCGGCTCGAGGACGCCACCGGCAAGAGCGAATGCCAGGGCTGTCACTCGCTGATGAACCCGCTCGGCCTCACGTTCGAGATCTACAACCATGCCGGCTACCTGCGGACGAGGGACCACGCGCCCGACG
Proteins encoded in this window:
- a CDS encoding DUF1588 domain-containing protein; its protein translation is MSARRNGVRTCVTGILMVLGACTQPQKGPDASDGGGPSADGGSVGSELSPNLIPQEELFDCRGADSDAPTRIRRINRWQWTRNVGGSVTRGWTGFSFYDNPLDPDPRSPYGSYAADDTVDESMVEIILPIVDEYGATWAGPYTGSNRLDLLREDKSLRCMWEQTQPSTACIRNYLATLLERGVMYRPARADELDRLTAFTQSVLAQESSDGGGGTRTHSLSRVVTAATLMSGALFREELGTPSGDGRVELGEWELAQQLTYALGERGPGAVPTWRWPDTSASSKGHYGDIADAARDGGIRSAEVVGSLIDQHLGGVDSTRFDLVQDFGEPERPRRGEFWLSDGVANFFRQWLGYTRVEAIFKERPEATSAFDDGELSSYRAQAAAWENLLSGYYGDESTLIQQMDDFVARAVVNDVAVLETLLTSRRFFLAATRDSGFDGNATRYTGQPYGTNAEIAATNDARWRTLPEAERAGVLTHPAWLASHGGNFEDDPSAVHRGKWVRENLLCGYVPPLSSVRVLAQVGPHAPDKNARARLEDATGKSECQGCHSLMNPLGLTFEIYNHAGYLRTRDHAPDGGWMAPNGQVMLSHLPDPGLNGPVRDAVELSEKLAASGHVKRCFVRQTFRYFMGRDENRSDACTLARMEQAYDAHQGSFKALLTALMTSDTWTTRREPARGE